The region GGGCGTGCCGATCTCGCCTTCGCCGTAAGGGCAGGCGATGGCGAGCGACAGCACCGGCGTGCCGGTTCGAAGCGTCGGCAGCACATTGTCGACCATCGCCTGGAAAACCTGCGGCACGCCGGCCATGACATGGACATTGCCGATGATGAAGCCCGGCGCCGTCGACACCGGATTGGCGATATGAACGGATCCGCGCGGCATGCGCGCCATGCGCTGGCGCGCTTCGGTGAATTCCATCTCGCGGCGCCGGTACATATCGGCCAGCAGCCTCATCGCCTCGTCATCATATTCGCAGGGCACCCCGAACGCCCTGGAAATGGCATCGGCGGTGATGTCGTCATGCGTCGGCCCGATGCCGCCTGACGTGAAGACGTAATCATATCGGGCGCGAAGCGCGTTCAGCGCCTCGACGATCGCCTCCTCGTCGTCGGCGACGATGCGCACCTCCTTGAGATCGATGCCGGAAAGATTGAGCAGGTCGGCGAGATGGCCGATATTCTTGTCCTTGGTGCGGCCGGAAAGAAGTTCGTCGCCGATGGCGAGCATGGCGGCAGTGACGACGGTGGCGTGGCTCATGGGATGTTCCGTGATGTGAGGCTGGTCAATAGGTAGCGCCCTTCGGCCGCTTTGCAAACATTGCTGGTGAAGGACGAATTCGGATGGGAGCTGTCCCGGTTCGACGGTTTTCCCTCGCAATGAAACCCACAGGCCTGCGGTGACGCCCATCTTCTTATCGGTGGCGTGATCTGTATCGGCATATGGTGCGGACGGCGGGGGTCGAACCCGCATAGCCTAGGCCGAGGGATTTTCTTACCGCTACGGCTTTCGCCGCCGCCTTCCGGCGTTTGTGGTCTGGACTATACCTTCACCCTAGCATCTGCCTTAGGTGCTGCCCGTCTAGTCTCTACACCTTCCCCTTGCAGGGCTTGGCTCGGGATTGCCATCTGACAGGTTTCCCCGACTTTGAGCAGTTCTACATCAGGCGTTTCCGCCAGTGCACTCAATTTTGTTTAAGTCCCTTGTGTCTACCGATTCCACCACGTCCGCGTGGCTCTTTCTGCTAACAAAGAGAGGCGGCATTCTCAACCGATATTCGGTGTCCAGGTGCAATTCGGTTTCAAAGTCCAGAAGCCCTCAATCGCTTCGTCGCTTCGAATGTCCAGCTGAGCGGGGCCGTCCGGCGCG is a window of Rhizobium sp. N324 DNA encoding:
- a CDS encoding competence/damage-inducible protein A; its protein translation is MSHATVVTAAMLAIGDELLSGRTKDKNIGHLADLLNLSGIDLKEVRIVADDEEAIVEALNALRARYDYVFTSGGIGPTHDDITADAISRAFGVPCEYDDEAMRLLADMYRRREMEFTEARQRMARMPRGSVHIANPVSTAPGFIIGNVHVMAGVPQVFQAMVDNVLPTLRTGTPVLSLAIACPYGEGEIGTPLTAIQKAHPDTSIGSYPRYIGQKFSTEIVVRGRAQAAIDAAGTDVQAMIDAIRQRKDIAENHSAEA